Proteins from one Escherichia coli genomic window:
- the yhbP gene encoding YhbP family protein, with product METLTAISRWLAKQHVVTWCVQQEGELWCANAFYLFDAQKVAFYILTEEKTRHAQMSGPQAAVAGTVNGQPKTVALIRGVQFKGEIRRLEGEESDLARKAYNRRFPVARMLSAPVWEIRLDEIKFTDNTLGFGKKMIWLRSSGTEQA from the coding sequence ATGGAAACACTCACCGCCATCAGCCGTTGGCTGGCAAAACAACATGTTGTCACCTGGTGTGTGCAGCAGGAAGGGGAATTGTGGTGCGCCAATGCCTTTTATCTTTTTGATGCACAGAAAGTTGCCTTCTACATTTTGACGGAGGAAAAAACGCGTCACGCGCAGATGAGTGGGCCGCAGGCGGCAGTTGCTGGAACGGTAAACGGTCAGCCGAAAACGGTAGCGTTAATTCGCGGCGTGCAGTTTAAAGGTGAGATCCGCAGACTGGAAGGTGAGGAAAGCGACCTTGCGCGTAAGGCGTATAATCGTCGCTTTCCGGTTGCCAGAATGCTGTCGGCGCCGGTGTGGGAAATCCGGCTTGATGAAATCAAATTCACTGACAACACGCTGGGCTTTGGTAAAAAAATGATTTGGCTACGTAGCTCAGGCACCGAGCAGGCGTAA
- the ubiT gene encoding ubiquinone anaerobic biosynthesis accessory factor UbiT — protein sequence MLDKLRSRIVHLGPSLLSVPVKLTPFALKRQVLEQVLSWQFRQALDDGELEFLEGRWLSIHVRDIDLQWFTSVVNGKLVVSQNAQADVSFSADASDLLMIAARKQDPDTLFFQRRLVIEGDTELGLYVKNLMDAIELEQMPKALRMMLLQLADFVEAGMKTAPETKQTSVGEPC from the coding sequence GTGTTGGATAAACTGCGTTCCCGTATTGTGCATTTGGGGCCATCTCTGTTGAGTGTACCGGTAAAACTGACGCCATTTGCGCTAAAACGCCAGGTTCTTGAGCAGGTCTTAAGCTGGCAATTCCGCCAGGCGCTGGATGATGGCGAGCTGGAGTTTCTTGAAGGGCGCTGGTTAAGTATTCATGTGCGTGATATTGACCTGCAATGGTTTACCTCGGTGGTGAATGGCAAACTGGTCGTTAGCCAGAACGCGCAAGCTGATGTGAGTTTTAGTGCCGACGCCAGCGATCTGCTGATGATTGCGGCGCGTAAACAGGATCCGGACACGCTCTTCTTCCAGCGTCGGCTGGTGATTGAAGGCGATACGGAGCTGGGGTTATATGTGAAAAACCTGATGGACGCCATTGAACTGGAGCAAATGCCGAAAGCCTTACGCATGATGCTGCTGCAACTGGCGGATTTTGTTGAGGCGGGAATGAAAACCGCGCCTGAAACCAAACAGACATCGGTAGGTGAACCATGCTAA
- the mtr gene encoding tryptophan permease, whose translation MATLTTTQTSPSLLGGVVIIGGTIIGAGMFSLPVVMSGAWFFWSMAALIFTWFCMLHSGLMILEANLNYRIGSSFDTITKDLLGKGWNVVNGISIAFVLYILTYAYISASGSILHHTFAEMSLNVPARAAGFGFALLVAFVVWLSTKAVSRMTAIVLGAKVITFFLTFGSLLGHVQPATLFNVAESNASYAPYLLMTLPFCLASFGYHGNVPSLMKYYGKDPKTIVKCLVYGTLMALALYTIWLLATMGNIPRPEFIGIAEKGGNIDVLVQALSGVLNSRSLDLLLVVFSNFAVASSFLGVTLGLFDYLADLFGFDDSALGRFKTALLTFAPPVVGGLLFPNGFLYAIGYAGLAATIWAAIVPALLARASRKRFGSPKFRVWGGKPMIALILVFGVGNALVHILSSFNLLPVYQ comes from the coding sequence ATGGCAACACTAACCACCACCCAAACGTCACCGTCGCTACTTGGCGGCGTGGTGATTATCGGCGGCACCATTATTGGCGCAGGGATGTTTTCTCTGCCAGTGGTCATGTCCGGTGCGTGGTTCTTCTGGTCAATGGCGGCGCTGATTTTCACCTGGTTCTGTATGCTGCATTCCGGCTTGATGATTCTGGAAGCTAACCTGAATTATCGAATCGGTTCGAGTTTTGACACCATCACCAAAGATTTGCTGGGCAAAGGCTGGAACGTGGTCAACGGCATTTCCATTGCCTTTGTGCTCTACATCCTGACTTACGCCTATATTTCTGCCAGCGGTTCGATTCTGCATCACACCTTCGCGGAGATGTCGCTGAATGTTCCGGCACGAGCTGCAGGTTTTGGTTTTGCGCTACTGGTGGCGTTTGTGGTGTGGTTGAGCACCAAAGCCGTCAGCCGGATGACGGCGATTGTGCTTGGGGCGAAAGTTATTACCTTCTTCCTCACTTTCGGCAGTTTGCTGGGGCATGTGCAGCCTGCGACATTGTTTAACGTCGCGGAAAGCAATGCGTCTTATGCACCGTATCTGTTGATGACCCTGCCGTTCTGTCTGGCCTCATTTGGTTATCACGGTAACGTGCCGAGCCTGATGAAGTATTACGGCAAAGATCCGAAAACTATCGTGAAATGCCTGGTCTACGGTACGCTGATGGCGCTGGCGCTGTATACCATCTGGTTGCTGGCGACGATGGGCAACATCCCTCGTCCGGAGTTTATCGGCATCGCCGAAAAGGGCGGTAATATTGATGTGCTGGTACAGGCGTTAAGCGGCGTGCTGAACAGTCGTAGTCTGGATCTGCTACTGGTTGTGTTCTCAAACTTTGCGGTAGCGAGTTCGTTCCTCGGCGTAACGCTGGGTTTGTTTGACTATCTGGCAGATCTGTTTGGTTTTGACGACTCTGCCCTGGGCCGCTTTAAAACGGCGTTGCTGACCTTTGCACCGCCTGTCGTGGGTGGCCTGCTGTTCCCGAACGGATTCCTGTACGCCATTGGTTATGCTGGCTTAGCGGCTACCATCTGGGCTGCAATTGTTCCGGCGCTGTTGGCCCGCGCATCGCGTAAACGCTTTGGCAGCCCGAAATTCCGTGTCTGGGGCGGCAAGCCGATGATTGCACTGATTCTGGTGTTTGGTGTTGGCAACGCACTGGTGCATATTTTATCGAGCTTTAATTTGCTGCCGGTGTATCAGTAA
- the diaA gene encoding DnaA initiator-associating protein DiaA translates to MQERIKACFTESIQTQIAAAEALPDAISRAAMTLVQSLLNGNKILCCGNGTSAANAQHFAASMINRFETERPSLPAIALNTDNVVLTAIANDRLHDEVYAKQVRALGHAGDVLLAISTRGNSRDIVKAVEAAVTRDMTIVALTGYDGGELAGLLGPQDVEIRIPSHRSARIQEMHMLTVNCLCDLIDNTLFPHQDV, encoded by the coding sequence GTGCAAGAACGAATTAAAGCTTGCTTCACTGAAAGCATTCAAACTCAAATTGCGGCAGCAGAGGCGCTTCCGGATGCCATCTCCCGTGCAGCCATGACGCTGGTTCAGTCTTTGCTCAATGGCAACAAAATCCTCTGTTGTGGTAATGGAACTTCCGCTGCCAACGCACAGCATTTTGCTGCCAGCATGATCAACCGATTCGAAACGGAGCGGCCCAGCTTACCTGCCATTGCACTAAATACTGATAATGTTGTCTTAACGGCGATTGCCAACGATCGCTTACATGATGAAGTGTATGCAAAACAGGTGCGGGCGCTGGGGCATGCGGGAGATGTGTTGTTAGCCATTTCCACCCGTGGCAACAGCCGCGATATCGTAAAAGCAGTAGAAGCTGCTGTTACGCGTGATATGACCATTGTGGCATTGACTGGCTATGACGGCGGTGAACTTGCAGGGTTGTTAGGGCCACAGGATGTGGAGATCCGCATTCCTTCGCATCGTAGTGCTCGCATTCAGGAAATGCATATGCTGACGGTAAATTGCTTGTGCGATCTGATCGATAACACGCTTTTCCCTCACCAGGATGTTTAA
- the yhbO gene encoding protein/nucleic acid deglycase gives MSKKIAVLITDEFEDSEFTSPADEFRKAGHEVITIEKQAGKTVKGKKGEASVTIDKSIDEVTPAEFDALLLPGGHSPDYLRGDNRFVTFTRDFVNSGKPVFAICHGPQLLISADVIRGRKLTAVKPIVIDVKNAGAEFYDQEVVVDKDQLVTSRTPDDLPAFNREALRLLGA, from the coding sequence ATGAGTAAGAAAATTGCCGTTTTAATCACTGATGAATTTGAGGATTCAGAATTTACTTCACCCGCAGACGAGTTCCGTAAAGCCGGACACGAAGTGATTACCATTGAAAAACAAGCGGGTAAAACGGTGAAAGGGAAAAAAGGAGAAGCCAGCGTGACCATCGATAAATCCATCGATGAAGTGACGCCAGCCGAGTTTGATGCCCTGCTGCTACCGGGCGGCCATTCACCGGATTATCTGCGTGGCGACAACCGTTTTGTCACCTTTACCCGTGATTTTGTGAATAGCGGCAAACCGGTGTTTGCCATTTGCCACGGTCCGCAGCTGCTGATCAGCGCCGATGTGATTCGGGGACGCAAACTGACCGCGGTTAAACCGATTGTGATTGATGTTAAAAACGCGGGCGCGGAATTTTACGATCAGGAAGTCGTGGTCGATAAAGATCAGCTGGTTACCAGTCGGACACCGGACGATTTGCCCGCGTTTAACCGCGAGGCGTTACGCCTGCTCGGTGCCTGA
- a CDS encoding L,D-transpeptidase family protein, giving the protein MGRKGQLSIVLLSLFIALIFQFFWPTPHKEHVFLPVEKPVVPSLKIIHPGDQLFIRILKAEDKLELWASTNNKPYELYKTWTICAWSGGLGPKHKQGDGKSPEGFYATNKGLLNPNSRYHLAFNIGYPNAYDRANGYTGDFIMVHGNCVSAGCYAMTDAGIEEIYQRVAQALKSGQKSVPVHIFPFAMNDENMRQAQAWPEYNFWLMLKPGYDYFEKNRRLPIISVENRRYKITPVTLP; this is encoded by the coding sequence ATGGGGCGTAAAGGACAACTCTCTATTGTATTGTTGAGCCTGTTTATCGCCTTGATTTTTCAATTTTTCTGGCCCACCCCGCACAAGGAGCACGTTTTCCTGCCGGTTGAAAAACCTGTCGTGCCGTCTTTAAAAATCATTCACCCCGGCGACCAGTTATTTATCCGCATTCTGAAAGCGGAAGATAAGCTGGAACTGTGGGCAAGCACCAACAACAAGCCTTACGAACTCTATAAAACCTGGACTATATGCGCGTGGTCTGGTGGCTTAGGGCCAAAGCACAAACAGGGGGATGGTAAAAGCCCGGAAGGTTTTTATGCCACCAACAAAGGGTTACTTAACCCAAACAGCCGCTATCATCTGGCATTTAATATTGGCTATCCGAATGCTTACGATCGGGCAAACGGCTATACCGGTGATTTCATAATGGTTCACGGGAATTGTGTTTCGGCGGGCTGCTATGCCATGACCGATGCTGGTATTGAAGAGATTTATCAACGGGTGGCTCAGGCGCTAAAGAGCGGGCAGAAGAGCGTGCCGGTGCATATCTTCCCGTTTGCGATGAACGACGAAAATATGCGCCAGGCGCAGGCATGGCCGGAATATAATTTCTGGCTTATGTTGAAGCCCGGCTATGATTACTTCGAAAAAAATCGCCGATTGCCAATCATTTCTGTTGAAAACCGGCGTTATAAAATTACCCCAGTAACTCTTCCTTAA
- the ubiU gene encoding ubiquinone anaerobic biosynthesis protein UbiU, protein MELLCPAGNLPALKAAIENGADAVYIGLKDDTNARHFAGLNFTEKKLQEAVSFVHQHRRKLHIAINTFAHPDGYARWQRAVDMAAQLGADALILADLAMLEYAAQRYPHIERHVSVQASATNEEAIHFYHRHFDVARVVLPRVLSIHQVKQLARVTPVPLEVFAFGSLCIMSEGRCYLSSYLTGESPNTVGACSPARFVRWQQTPQGLESRLNEVLIDRYQDGENAGYPTLCKGRYLVDGERYHALEEPTSLNTLELLPELMAANIASVKIEGRQRSPAYVSQVAKVWRQAIDRCKADPQNFVPQSAWMETLGSMSEGTQTTLGAYHRKWQ, encoded by the coding sequence ATGGAGCTGCTCTGCCCTGCCGGAAATCTCCCGGCGCTTAAGGCGGCCATCGAAAACGGCGCAGATGCTGTTTATATCGGGCTAAAAGATGATACCAATGCCCGTCACTTCGCCGGCCTTAACTTTACCGAGAAAAAATTGCAGGAAGCGGTGAGTTTTGTCCATCAACATCGCCGCAAACTTCACATCGCGATTAACACTTTTGCGCATCCGGACGGTTACGCCCGCTGGCAGCGCGCCGTGGATATGGCGGCGCAGTTGGGTGCCGATGCGCTGATTCTCGCCGACCTCGCCATGCTGGAGTACGCCGCCCAGCGATACCCGCATATTGAACGTCATGTGTCAGTGCAGGCTTCAGCAACCAATGAAGAGGCGATTCACTTTTATCATCGCCATTTTGACGTTGCCCGCGTGGTGCTGCCGCGCGTGTTGTCGATTCATCAGGTGAAACAACTGGCGCGGGTCACGCCTGTACCGCTGGAAGTGTTCGCTTTCGGCAGTCTGTGCATTATGTCGGAAGGTCGTTGCTATCTGTCGTCGTATCTGACGGGTGAGTCGCCCAACACCGTGGGGGCATGTTCTCCGGCCCGTTTCGTGCGCTGGCAGCAAACGCCACAGGGGCTGGAATCCCGCCTGAACGAAGTGCTGATCGACCGTTATCAGGACGGCGAAAACGCAGGTTATCCGACGCTGTGTAAAGGGCGTTATCTGGTGGACGGCGAGCGCTATCATGCGCTGGAAGAACCAACCAGTCTCAATACCCTTGAGCTACTGCCAGAGTTAATGGCGGCGAATATCGCTTCGGTGAAAATTGAAGGCCGCCAGCGTAGCCCTGCGTATGTCAGCCAGGTAGCGAAAGTCTGGCGTCAGGCTATCGACCGTTGTAAGGCCGATCCGCAAAACTTCGTGCCGCAAAGCGCGTGGATGGAGACGCTCGGGTCGATGTCCGAAGGCACACAAACCACTCTTGGCGCGTATCACCGTAAATGGCAGTGA
- the yraR gene encoding NAD(P)H-binding protein translates to MSQVLITGATGLVGGHLLRMLINEPKVNAIAAPTRRPLGDMPGVFNPHDPQLTDALAQVTDPIDIVFCCLGTTRREAGSKEAFIHADYTLVVDTALTGRRLGAQHMLVVSAMGANPHSPFFYNRVKGEMEEALIAQNWPKLTIARPSMLLGDRSKQRMNETLFAPLFRLLPGNWKSIDARDVARVMLAEAMRPEYEGVTILSSSELRKRAE, encoded by the coding sequence ATGAGTCAGGTACTGATTACAGGCGCAACGGGGCTGGTGGGCGGTCACCTGCTGCGGATGTTGATTAACGAACCGAAAGTTAACGCTATTGCTGCACCGACGCGACGTCCGTTGGGAGATATGCCAGGAGTGTTCAATCCCCATGATCCGCAACTGACCGACGCGCTGGCACAGGTCACTGATCCTATCGACATTGTGTTTTGTTGTCTCGGCACCACGCGGCGGGAAGCGGGGAGCAAAGAAGCGTTTATTCATGCCGATTACACGCTGGTTGTGGATACCGCATTAACCGGACGGCGACTGGGTGCTCAGCATATGCTGGTAGTCAGTGCTATGGGGGCCAATCCCCACTCGCCGTTTTTCTATAACCGCGTCAAAGGGGAGATGGAAGAAGCGTTAATCGCCCAGAATTGGCCGAAACTGACCATTGCCCGTCCGTCGATGTTGCTGGGCGATCGCAGCAAGCAGCGGATGAACGAAACGCTTTTTGCACCGTTGTTTCGTCTGCTACCGGGTAACTGGAAATCCATTGATGCGCGAGACGTGGCGCGGGTCATGCTGGCAGAGGCGATGCGGCCTGAGTATGAAGGTGTGACTATTTTAAGCTCTTCAGAATTACGCAAAAGAGCTGAATAA
- the ubiV gene encoding U32 family peptidase, with translation MKYSLGPVLWYWPKETLEDFYQQAAASSADVIYLGEAVCSKRRATKVGDWLEMAKSLAGSGKQIVLSTLALVQASSELGELKRYVENGEFLIEASDLGVVNMCAERKLPFVAGHALNCYNAVTLKILLKQGMMRWCMPVELSRDWLVNLLNQCDELGIRNQFEVEVLSYGHLPLAYSARCFTARSEDRPKDECETCCIKYPNGRNVLSQENQQVFVLNGIQTMSGYVYNLGNELASMQGLVDVVRLSPQGTDTFAMLDAFRANENGAAPLPLTANSDCNGYWRRLAGLELQA, from the coding sequence ATGAAATATTCCTTAGGGCCGGTGCTGTGGTACTGGCCAAAAGAGACGCTGGAAGATTTTTATCAGCAGGCCGCCGCCAGCAGCGCCGACGTGATTTATCTCGGTGAAGCGGTCTGTAGCAAACGCCGGGCAACCAAAGTTGGCGACTGGCTGGAGATGGCAAAATCGCTCGCCGGAAGTGGCAAGCAGATTGTGCTCTCCACGCTGGCGCTGGTGCAAGCATCCTCCGAACTGGGCGAACTGAAACGCTATGTTGAGAACGGTGAGTTTCTGATTGAAGCCAGCGATCTCGGCGTGGTGAATATGTGCGCTGAGCGCAAACTGCCGTTCGTCGCCGGACACGCGCTGAACTGCTACAACGCGGTGACGCTGAAAATATTGCTCAAACAGGGCATGATGCGCTGGTGTATGCCGGTGGAACTTTCCCGCGACTGGCTGGTGAATCTGCTTAATCAGTGCGATGAGCTGGGCATTCGCAACCAGTTTGAAGTGGAAGTCTTGAGCTACGGTCATCTGCCGCTGGCCTACTCCGCCCGCTGCTTTACCGCGCGTTCGGAAGACCGCCCAAAAGATGAGTGTGAAACCTGCTGCATTAAGTATCCGAACGGGCGCAACGTGCTGTCGCAGGAAAACCAACAAGTGTTTGTGCTCAATGGCATTCAGACCATGAGCGGCTACGTGTACAACCTCGGTAACGAGCTGGCATCCATGCAGGGGCTGGTTGATGTGGTCCGCCTGTCACCGCAGGGTACTGACACTTTCGCGATGCTCGACGCCTTCCGCGCTAATGAAAATGGCGCTGCACCACTCCCGTTGACGGCAAACAGCGACTGTAACGGCTACTGGAGACGGCTGGCTGGGCTGGAACTGCAAGCCTAA
- the yhbQ gene encoding DNA damage response exodeoxyribonuclease YhbQ, with the protein MTPWFLYLIRTADNKLYTGITTDVERRYQQHQSGKGAKALRGKGELTLAFSAPVGDRSLALRAEYRVKQLTKRQKERLVAEGAGFAELLSSLQTPKIKSD; encoded by the coding sequence ATGACACCCTGGTTTCTTTACTTGATCCGTACCGCCGACAATAAGCTTTATACCGGGATCACCACGGATGTCGAACGCCGCTATCAGCAACATCAAAGCGGCAAAGGCGCAAAAGCACTGCGTGGGAAAGGTGAACTGACGCTGGCATTTTCCGCGCCAGTGGGCGACCGTTCGCTGGCACTACGGGCGGAATATCGCGTTAAACAACTGACCAAACGGCAAAAAGAACGTCTGGTAGCGGAAGGCGCAGGGTTTGCAGAACTGTTGAGCAGCCTGCAAACCCCAAAGATTAAAAGCGATTGA
- the dolP gene encoding division/outer membrane stress-associated lipid-binding lipoprotein: MKALSPIAVLISALLLQGCVAAAVVGTAAVGTKAATDPRSVGTQVDDGTLEVRVNSALSKDEQIKKEARINVTAYQGKVLLVGQSPNAELSARAKQIAMGVDGANEVYNEIRQGQPIGLGEASNDTWITTKVRSQLLTSDLVKSSNVKVTTENGEVFLMGLVTEREAKAAADIASRVSGVKRVTTAFTFIK, encoded by the coding sequence ATGAAGGCATTATCGCCAATCGCAGTCCTTATTTCCGCACTGCTGTTGCAAGGTTGCGTTGCTGCCGCCGTAGTGGGCACCGCGGCTGTGGGTACAAAAGCCGCAACTGACCCACGCAGTGTCGGCACCCAGGTGGATGATGGAACCCTGGAAGTGCGCGTGAACAGCGCATTGTCGAAAGACGAACAAATCAAGAAAGAAGCACGCATTAATGTAACGGCCTATCAGGGCAAAGTGCTGCTGGTTGGGCAGTCACCAAATGCTGAACTTTCGGCTCGCGCCAAACAGATTGCTATGGGCGTAGACGGTGCCAACGAAGTGTATAACGAGATTCGTCAGGGCCAGCCGATTGGTCTGGGCGAAGCGTCTAACGATACGTGGATCACCACCAAAGTGCGTTCGCAGCTGTTAACCAGCGATCTGGTGAAATCCTCCAACGTGAAAGTGACCACTGAAAATGGTGAAGTGTTCCTGATGGGGCTGGTGACTGAACGTGAAGCGAAAGCGGCGGCAGATATTGCCAGTCGGGTGAGCGGCGTAAAACGTGTAACCACAGCGTTTACGTTTATTAAATAG
- the yraQ gene encoding permease encodes MTGQSSSQAATPIQWWKPALFFLVVIAGLWYVKWQPYYGKAFTAAETHNIGKSILSQADANPWQAALDYAMVYFLAVWKAAVLGVILGSLIQVLIPRDWLLRTLGQSRFRGTLLGTLFSLPGMMCTCCAAPVAAGMRRQQVSMGGALAFWMGNPLLNPATLVFMGFVLGWGFAAIRLVAGLVMVLLIATLVQKWVRETPQTQAPVEIDMPEAQGGFFSRWGRALWTLFWSTIPVYILAVLALGAARVWLFPHADGAVDNSLMWVIAMAVAGCLFVIPTAAEIPIVQTMMLAGMGTAPALALLMTLPAVSLPSLIMLRKAFPAKALWLTGAMVAVSGVIVGGLALLF; translated from the coding sequence ATGACTGGTCAGTCTTCATCTCAGGCGGCAACGCCCATTCAGTGGTGGAAACCCGCGCTTTTCTTTCTCGTTGTCATTGCTGGTCTCTGGTATGTGAAATGGCAACCTTACTACGGCAAAGCGTTTACCGCCGCCGAAACTCACAACATCGGTAAATCAATACTCTCACAGGCGGATGCTAATCCGTGGCAGGCGGCGTTGGATTACGCGATGGTCTATTTCCTCGCGGTATGGAAAGCGGCGGTGCTGGGAGTGATCCTCGGGTCGTTGATTCAGGTGCTGATCCCTCGTGACTGGCTGCTACGCACGCTTGGGCAATCGCGCTTTCGCGGCACGCTGCTGGGAACGCTGTTTTCGCTGCCGGGCATGATGTGTACTTGCTGTGCGGCACCGGTCGCGGCGGGGATGCGTCGTCAACAGGTGTCGATGGGCGGGGCGCTGGCATTCTGGATGGGGAATCCGTTGTTAAATCCGGCGACGCTGGTGTTTATGGGTTTTGTCCTCGGCTGGGGCTTTGCGGCGATTCGTCTGGTGGCGGGGCTGGTGATGGTGTTGCTGATTGCGACGCTGGTGCAAAAATGGGTGCGTGAAACACCGCAAACGCAGGCTCCGGTCGAAATTGACATGCCGGAAGCGCAGGGCGGATTTTTTAGCCGCTGGGGCAGGGCGCTATGGACGCTTTTCTGGAGTACGATCCCGGTATATATCCTTGCCGTACTGGCGTTGGGTGCCGCTCGCGTCTGGTTATTCCCCCATGCCGATGGTGCTGTCGATAACAGCCTGATGTGGGTGATTGCGATGGCGGTAGCGGGATGCTTGTTTGTCATTCCCACGGCAGCAGAAATTCCGATTGTACAAACGATGATGCTGGCAGGTATGGGAACCGCTCCGGCGCTGGCATTGTTGATGACGCTTCCTGCTGTAAGTTTGCCGTCGCTGATAATGTTGCGTAAAGCGTTCCCGGCGAAAGCCTTATGGCTGACGGGTGCGATGGTGGCGGTGTCTGGTGTGATTGTCGGCGGGCTGGCGCTGTTGTTCTGA
- the yhbS gene encoding GNAT family N-acetyltransferase, with product MLIRVEIPIDAPGIDALLRRSFESDAEAKLVHDLREDGFLTLGLVATDDEGQVIGYVAFSPVDVQGEDLQWVGMAPLAVDEKYRGQGLARQLVYEGLDSLNEFGYAAVVTLGDPALYSRFGFELAAHHDLRCRWPGTESAFQVHRLADDALNGVTGLVEYHEHFNRF from the coding sequence ATGCTAATTCGAGTAGAAATTCCCATTGATGCGCCGGGTATTGATGCCCTGCTGCGTCGTTCATTCGAAAGCGATGCGGAAGCGAAGCTGGTTCACGATCTGCGTGAAGATGGCTTTCTGACGCTGGGGCTGGTGGCGACAGATGACGAAGGTCAGGTCATTGGCTATGTGGCATTTAGTCCGGTTGATGTGCAGGGCGAAGATCTACAATGGGTCGGCATGGCACCGCTGGCGGTAGATGAAAAATACCGTGGACAGGGGCTGGCACGCCAACTGGTCTATGAAGGACTCGATTCGCTTAATGAGTTCGGCTATGCCGCAGTGGTGACGCTGGGCGATCCGGCGCTGTACAGCCGTTTCGGCTTTGAACTGGCGGCGCATCACGATCTGCGTTGTCGCTGGCCGGGCACTGAAAGCGCCTTCCAGGTACATCGTTTAGCGGATGACGCGCTGAACGGCGTAACCGGTCTGGTTGAGTATCACGAGCACTTCAATCGCTTTTAA
- the yhbW gene encoding luciferase-like monooxygenase, translated as MTDKTIAFSLLDLAPIPEGSSAREAFSHSLDLARLAEKRGYHRYWLAEHHNMTGIASAATSVLIGYLAANTTTLHLGSGGVMLPNHSPLVIAEQFGTLNTLYPGRIDLGLGRAPGSDQRTMMALRRHMSGDIDNFPRDVAELVDWFDARDPNPHVRPVPGYGEKIPVWLLGSSLYSAQLAAQLGLPFAFASHFAPDMLFQALHLYRSNFKPSARLEKPYAMVCINIIAADSNRDAEFLFTSMQQAFVKLRRGETGQLPPPIQNMDQFWSPSEQYGVQQALSMSLVGDKAKVRHGLQSILRETDADEIMVNGQIFDHQARLHSFELAMDVKEELLG; from the coding sequence ATGACTGATAAAACCATTGCGTTTTCGCTACTCGATCTGGCCCCCATCCCCGAAGGTTCTTCAGCGCGAGAAGCGTTCTCCCACTCTCTCGACCTCGCCCGTCTGGCTGAAAAGCGCGGCTATCATCGCTACTGGCTGGCGGAACACCACAATATGACCGGCATTGCCAGTGCTGCAACATCAGTATTGATTGGCTATCTGGCGGCAAATACCACCACACTGCATCTGGGGTCTGGCGGCGTGATGTTACCAAACCACTCACCGTTGGTGATCGCCGAACAGTTCGGTACGCTCAATACGCTCTATCCGGGGCGAATTGATTTAGGGCTGGGTCGTGCGCCAGGTAGTGACCAACGGACAATGATGGCACTGCGCCGCCATATGAGCGGCGATATTGATAATTTCCCCCGCGATGTCGCTGAACTGGTGGACTGGTTTGACGCCCGCGATCCCAATCCGCATGTACGCCCTGTACCGGGCTATGGCGAGAAAATCCCCGTGTGGTTATTAGGCTCCAGCCTTTACAGTGCACAACTGGCGGCGCAGCTTGGTCTGCCGTTCGCGTTTGCCTCACACTTCGCACCGGATATGCTATTCCAGGCGCTGCATCTTTATCGCAGCAACTTCAAACCGTCGGCACGACTGGAGAAACCGTACGCGATGGTGTGCATCAATATTATCGCCGCCGACAGCAACCGCGACGCCGAATTCCTGTTTACCTCGATGCAGCAAGCCTTTGTGAAGCTGCGCCGCGGTGAAACCGGGCAACTGCCGCCACCGATTCAAAATATGGATCAGTTCTGGTCACCGTCTGAGCAGTATGGCGTGCAGCAGGCGCTAAGTATGTCGCTGGTGGGTGATAAAGCGAAAGTGCGCCATGGCTTGCAGTCGATCCTGCGCGAAACCGACGCGGATGAGATTATGGTTAACGGGCAGATTTTCGATCACCAGGCGCGCCTGCATTCGTTTGAGCTGGCGATGGATGTTAAGGAAGAGTTACTGGGGTAA